In Miscanthus floridulus cultivar M001 chromosome 8, ASM1932011v1, whole genome shotgun sequence, the sequence GCAAAATGAATGAGAAATTAGAAAGGGTAAATTAGAGATCTTGGCTATAAGATTGCCAAGTAATGAATATCACATGGTAACCAAATGATTTACAAAAAAATAAATACCCTAAATGGGACATCTATCCTTTTGTCTTTGAAGACAAAAACAAGTTTCTAGAAAAGCTAGTTGATTTGATTAAGTGATCAATGTTGCCACTTTCCTCGCCGCATTTCTTCTAATTGAAGCCACAAACTATGATCTTACAATACAAGATTAGCAAGATTCTATTAATACAGTTACAATTATCAACCTTATAAATAATGATATGATTGGCACCAATAAGCAACCTAATACCACCTTTCCCACTAGTTATGTTTTATTCTTCTCAATtatagcaaaagaaaagaaaatgaatcAGTGTAGTAAGGAGAGTAATAGTACTTTATTTTCATGTAAGGAGATGCTTGTCTAAGCAAAAATGATGTATACAAATAATCATCATCCCCTGGCTTCACATTCAAGATCTGAAAAATAAGGGCAGATAATTAAAGTAAAGATAAAAGCACACAAGAATCAACATGTACACTGAAGGGTTAACACCAGTGTTATGTAGCACTAAAAACCTCTTGCGCAAAAATATGTAGCACTAAAAACCTACCACCACCCTTCTTTTTTACTTGAGTTTTGGATATTGCAAGGTCTCCAATTTTTTTTCACTTACTTTTTCcaagcatttttttttgtttatatttattGAAAATATAGTCATTGGAAAGTGTTGATCATGACAAATTTACTAATATATACTTTCAATGTTACAAGTGATAATTTCAGGTCCAAGTATCATACCAGAGTCATTTTCTTCCTTCCTTCTAGGTAGTCTCTTAAGTACCTTGTCAACTATCAAAAATGGCAAAAAGATTTAGAAGCTAACATTGAAATTTCAATTATAAAATAGTCTTATATACTACTGCTTTAAGAGAATTAAGAAATATCACCATGGAATTCTTGAAATGCTTTTCCAAGGGCTTCTTCTGGTTTTTCTGATGTTCTAACAGAGACTGCAATTACCaatacaaaaaaagaaaagaattagTGAACAGGCTAGCACATCTTCATTAATTCAAAGATGCAAATGAGTGAATGATAGTGCTTTGCAAGTAGACTGCAGTGAAAAAAAAGATTCAGGAGAAAAGCCATTTGGCAGTACCCTCAAACAGAGACTGAAAACCATGGatgtgttgttgatgaagttACTTTCTAACAGCCTTGAACCCTGCAAACAAACGGTTAATCATTTTTTAGAAACAAATCTTTGTTTTATCATATTACAAAGTAACGCTGATGGAGAAACAGACTTGATTTCCGGTTCTCCTTTCCCGCTCTGCGCCAGCAAGGTCTGCTATGGTCAGAACAGCACTACTAAGTGGATGTTCACTGTCTGCGCGTATCGTGATGATGCACTGAGATCGACTGCAATACAAAATGAAGTTCTCTTTAACATCATATTTATAAACATGATTTAAAAGTTATTTGAAAGACCTAGAATAGAAGCAAGCAAATAGTGGTGCTCACTAGTGAACCACTATGTCTGTTATGATTATTAAGAAAAAAAATTCCAAGGTACACAAGTGTATTCTGAACAAAAACATCCATTACGAAAGAACAAGCGAACATATTTGTAAGGAGAGCAAGAGCATGCCTTGAGTTGCTGTTAGCATTTGTTGCAGCCGTGCTGCGCTTTAGCATACCACGTGAAACCAAGCTCTCCACATCTGCAGGATTTGAAAGGGCAACCTGCAGAACAAATTAAAGCTAACAACTTATTGTCTGCTACAGATATATCAGGCATATCAGTCTCTTCCACGATGCAATTCAAATGGCATGTACTGTTCCAACTTCCAGGACATTCATGTGATCAGAAATCATGATTCCAAATAACAGCAAGAAATGCAAATTCCTCACAAGACTTGCACAGCACCTTCCCACCCATGTTAATTGTAACTATCCGATTGGAATTCTCAAGAGGTGACAACAAGAAATGCAATTCAAACTGAAATCACAGAGTCAAAGGATATTCAGTCCTATCAAGAGTGTTCAAGGTGTTTGGTTGAGGACTACCTCTTGAAGACCTTTAATCACTGACTGCTGAAGAACACACTCCACAGCATCAGACAGTAAGTCAAGAATGCGTTCCCCTTTTCCCTCAGAAAGTATCTCAAACATTGATAGGAAAAATGACCTGTTATTGTCATAGAAAAAGAAACATCAAGATATGGTTCCGTCCATACCATAGCTTGCAAATGTAACTAGGGACTGGATGTGAAACAACATGTTTTACCTTGCTGGTTTCCTGGCAACCTTGTTTTCGCCTTGTGCGTCGAAGATTCTCCTCAGCGTGAGGGGTAGTATACCAGGATTCCTTGGGTTACCAAAGATGGTGTGCGTCTTTCCAGAGCCTGTGGGGCCCATTGCAACCAGAAGGCCGCTCTTTCCGCCCAGGAAGTCATCCACCAGAGGGTTCATGACTTGCGCGAAGATATCATGCTGTGAGGAGGAAAGTGGACCTGACCTTTAATCATCAAGCTAAATCGCTAGTAGGTACAGTACATACTACCTATCTTGATTGGAGGAGACTTCAATATAATTAGATATGCCAAAGAAAGGAATAAGAACAACAGGGTACATAGATACTCTGGGTTGTTTAACACCCTTATTCACTTCCACGAGTTAAGGGAGGTGATGATGACTGGTGGTCTATACACATGGTACAATAATCAGGAATGTCAATATTGGAAAAACTGGATAGAATTTTAGTTTCTAAAGAGTGGGAGGATATCTTCCCATATGCTATTGTTAAAAGGCTTCCTCTCATAATTTCTGCTGGACCTGTTAAATCTGTAAACAGTTCAGGTTTGAGTTGAGTTGGCTAAATAATCCTGAGTTTCATGACATAGTAAAGAAACTGTGGTCAAAACCGTGCAAAGCGAAAATCAGTTTTGGACAAGATTCTACAGAAATTAATAAAGCTCTTCAGACAATAATACTTCAAAGGCTGGGGTTTAATTTGCAAGGTGATATAAGAAAGAGAACCTGGGTGGAGTTGGACGGAAAAACGGCGGAGAAGCCATCGAAGACCTCGGTCCGACCTCGCTTGGCGTCGACGAGCTTCGACCGTGGGACAGTTAGTGCGACGGAGTTGGGTCCGGTGGGCGCGAGGCAGACCTCCCCGGGCCCGGGCCCGCCCTGCCTGGGCTTCCGGCGCGGCTCCTTGGCAGCGAGCACTGGGCGGCTTCGGTCGCGGTGGTCCGGGAGTGGGCGGATGCGGAGGAAGACCTTGAGGCGGTCCTCCTGCGGCGGGCGGTGAACGGAGGCGGCGGACGCTGCTTCATCCTCGAGCAggcgggagagggaggagggtttGGGTTTGGCGCCGGTGAGCGGGGTCGGGGTCGGGGGAGGCCTCGCGCGGCGGGGTGGGTTCCGGCGGACGGTGGTGGGAGGATGAGGCGGGGAGGTGGCCTCCATCACAACTCAACTCCACACACGGGCACACGGGCGGGAATCTCCGCGGGTGAATGGGATCGATCAAGCGTCGCGGCCTCGCGGGCGGCGGTTCCCCTTCCCTTCCACGGCTGGCCGGCTCCGAAGGAGGAGAAGGGAACTTCAAATTCCGAATGCCGCCGCTGCaagcaaggaaaagaaaagaaaagaaatgaatTCACGTCTCACTTTTCGGACCGGGAGTTTGCGAGTTGGGCTGTGGAGAAGGGTGGTTGGGCTGGGTCTAAAGATCTTTTTGGGCAGGCTGCAGCACCGATGCGCCGCGGTTTGGAAGTTTTTGTTTTTTACACAAAGTCTAATCGGCGACCAGTCAGTGCTCGGTGGCGTCTCCGAGATGAGCCCGGCCCAATAGTTAGTTGTCTTGGGCTGTGGAGGTTAAGCAAAGAAGCCACCAGGGCTAGAGCTAGCTGTAGCTTCAGCCATTAGGATCAACACAGAGTTGTTGACCCTTGCTTGAATGTATAATGATGAATTAAACCCCCCAACCCAGCTTCCCCTTGGGACGTACGTTGTGGTTGGTCTAGGACTATTGATGCATATGCGTAACACCCAGAACCCGGCAGCAGTGCTCCAAGCATGATTCTGTGGTGACGAATGATCTGTGCCATCGCTATTTGTTTTATACATACATATATTTGGCATCGACACCTTGGCACCTTCATTCCGTAGCCACCAGTCCAGTTCCCTTGGCATGAAGGCCGAAGCTATCGGCTTACATATATACTTGTTTGAACCAATTAATTAAGCAAGATGGATACAATAGCGGTATTAATTAGTtacaaattaaataaaaaaaccTAGAGCTAGTACAACACAAGACAGAGTTAGAAAATGCAGCATGCAAAGCCCATTTCCCTTGTTAAATAACCAAGGGAAAAGAAGTGCAGTACCAACATCCCATATGTGGACGCGTGCTTGCCGAATCGCCCGCGTCACACAAAGCCAGCACCAGCAGGAGCTGGTCCGTGTGTGTTACTACGTACTAGCAGCTAGTTgtaatataataatatatatacacCTCAGCTTTTGCTTGCTAGCACACCAAGCACCACATCAGATCAACCGTACGTACCATCGATGAAGGAGCCGCATCAGAATCAGATGATGGTCATCAGCACCAGTCTGCTGGTGGTGTTGGGATTCGCCGCGGTGGCGGAGGCGACGGTGCCGGCGGCCAGCACGGTGGTGGCCGGCATGGTGTTCTGCGACCAGTGCAAGGACGGCGCCAGGGGACTCTTCGACTACCCGCTCTACGGTACTGTGTACTTGGGCATCATCGTCCATGCCATTCCTGCACATGTTCTTGCTCCTGCCCACCTAACCCATCCCATCCGATCCATCACGAACTCGACGTGCACTGAAGCAGTGCacgctcttgctcttgctcttgccaTTGCTTGCAATCCGTTTAACTGCATTTCTTGCGATCCGTCCTGGCCGGCAGGCGCGCGCGTGGCCATCCAGTGCGGTGGCGGCGACACCCCGCTGACGGTGCGGGAGAGCAACACCAACTGGTTCGGCGGCTTCTCCGTCCGCATGGAGGGATCCCCGGACATGAACCGCTGCACGGCGCGCGTCGTCCAGGGGACGGGACACTGCGGGGGCGCCGCGACGTCCGCCGGAGGCGGGGGAGCGCCGCGCGAGCTCACACTCGCCTTCCGCATGCTGGGCCTCGCGCTCTACACCGTGCCGCCGCTGCTCTCACAGCCCGAGGAGGCCATGGACTTCTGCCCGGGACACGAAAGGTCAAGACGCGGCGGCAGGCCACCAGTCGcccaggcgccggcgccggcttCCTCTTCTCCGCTCCCGCCCTTCTGGCGCCGCAGGCCAAGGCTTCTGCCGCCCGTCTGGCGAAAACCGCCAACGAATTTGCCGCAGGAGCAGCCCCCACACCAGCCACAGCCAGAGCCACAGCCACAggtgcggcggccgccgccgcctcctccaacGGCACCATCGCAGGGCTCCGCCTGCACCTACGAGTAATGcgttgtttaatttgttttcttttccttaatTCCTCATCGAGCACCACCGATCGAACCGTTGCATGCATGGCATGGCACTTGGCACAGCATGTGGGCGTCGCCGGACCACCGCTGCCACTGGAAGGTGCTGACCCCGAACACGACGGTGGCCATGGCGTTCGGGCCCCTGGCGGCGCAGCGGTACGGGTCGGAGCTGACGCTCGGGGAGGCGCTGGAGGGCCGCGGCGACATGTACCGGACGCTGCTCCGGGaggccacggcggcgctgctcaacGCCTACTACAACGCCCCCGGGGGTCCCTTCCTGTACCCGACCACGGCCGGCGTCATGGACCACATGAACGGCGCGCTCCTCAGCTCCGGCCAGAGGGTGCTCCTGGAGGGCGCGCGCTTCCGCAGGGCCAATGCCGGCGGTGGAGGACCAGCCGGACGGACAAGGCTGCCGTGCGACTTCACTCCCTGCGGCAGCTGTGCGCCTCCTCCCGCTGACTGACTTGCGAGTTGCGACTAGGAGGAAGAAGGACTAGCTCGATCTAGCTGAGCCTGCACTGATGCACgtctgcacctgcacctgcaccttCGCCTTCACCTTCACCCTCACCTTCACCTGGTGGAATCAAGGATCATACTGGCCGAGCAGTAGCCTATGTATTACTTAGCAGTACTAATTAATATATACTGGATCATCACCGTAAGGGTAATtaagtgcaaaaagtgaccaatacgtaaatatttatagttttgccgtacgttgtgatcggatatggactagcactcaatgacatatggtttatactggttcagacaacgtgccctacgtctagtttgagtcggtcggtgactttattcctgagcccaggtgttcgaagtttgctgtggggttacaaacgagagagagtaAGATGGGGATATcagaggtccagtcggactccgaaccaaagggccgagagtgacgggagctccgacgtgcgctaagtgttcgaacgtatgctctgtttggctttagagttctagagccaagcagagagaaTCGGAACGATCCGTCTGTTGTTCGTTGGTGGTTATTCGAATCGATCCTcctccttttggagagagcgcatccccttttatagatgaaggagatgactttacaagagagagtgagagagaaagagtgtgtgtgctatctagtcttgttgcccacgccgtcgggtacaaggtaGTTTATCGACGTCCATAATACTGTTGATGGTTGGATGCATGTGGTCGGTTCCACTgcgttcttctggtatggcaaatgtcggtgcctaccatactgtagatcaaatgtcgacgcctacaacaccgttggcgttctgacatgtctggaaggttataaagtacccttctgtCATGAGCGTCCAccttacttgctctgtccgtTTCCTAGGTCTTCACCGAGCGAGCATCTCCGGTCGATCGTTCCCCAGTCGACTCCGGCctctcggtcggagaagagctgtaagcagaggttcggtgtattcctggTCGGAGagacgggccagagtcggaagcgagcgtcgttcctccttggccaggccttctggtcggagaggcggggcCGAAATCGGAAgcaagccttccggtcggagaggcggggcGGAGTCGGAGGTGAACGCCATTCCTCCTTGGTCACGCCTTCTGGTCGGTGAGGCAggccggagtcgaaagcgagcgtcatTCCTctttggtcaggccttccggtcggagactagatcgcccctctagcctgtcgttaggtttttcgGCCGGCCCA encodes:
- the LOC136477615 gene encoding uncharacterized protein — encoded protein: MMVISTSLLVVLGFAAVAEATVPAASTVVAGMVFCDQCKDGARGLFDYPLYGARVAIQCGGGDTPLTVRESNTNWFGGFSVRMEGSPDMNRCTARVVQGTGHCGGAATSAGGGGAPRELTLAFRMLGLALYTVPPLLSQPEEAMDFCPGHERSRRGGRPPVAQAPAPASSSPLPPFWRRRPRLLPPVWRKPPTNLPQEQPPHQPQPEPQPQVRRPPPPPPTAPSQGSACTYDMWASPDHRCHWKVLTPNTTVAMAFGPLAAQRYGSELTLGEALEGRGDMYRTLLREATAALLNAYYNAPGGPFLYPTTAGVMDHMNGALLSSGQRVLLEGARFRRANAGGGGPAGRTRLPCDFTPCGSCAPPPAD